In the genome of Equus asinus isolate D_3611 breed Donkey chromosome 9, EquAss-T2T_v2, whole genome shotgun sequence, one region contains:
- the RNF14 gene encoding E3 ubiquitin-protein ligase RNF14 isoform X2 yields the protein MQFLKEETLAYLNIVSPFELKMGSQKKVQRRTSQASLNTELEFGGAAGSDLDQEEVVDERAVQDVESLSSLIQEILDFDQAQQIKCFNSKLFLCNICFCEKLGSECMYFLECRHVYCKACLKDYFEIQIRDGQVQCLNCPEPKCPSVATPGQVKELVEAELFARYERLLLQSTLDLMADVVYCPRPCCQFPVMQEPGCTMGICPSCNFAFCTLCRLTYHGVSPCKVTAEKLIDLQNEYLQADEAHKRFLEQRYGKRVIQKALEEMESKEWLEKNSKSCPCCETPIEKLDGCNKMTCTGCMQYFCWICMSSLSRASPYKHFNDPASPCFNRLFHAVDVNGDI from the exons ATGCAGTTTCTTAAGGAAGAGACCCTAGCATACCTGAATATTGTCTCTCCTTTTGAGCTCAAGATGGGTTCTCAGAAAAAAGTGCAGAGAAGGACGTCTCAAGCCTCTCTCAACACAGAGTTAGAGTTTGGAGGAGCTGCTGGATCTGATTTAGATCAAGAGGAAGTTGTGGATGAGAGAGCCGTGCAGGATGTGGAATCGTTGTCAAGTCTGATCCAGGAAATCTTGGACTTTGATCAAGCTCAGCAGATAAAATGCTTTAATAGTAAATTGTTCCTGTGCAATATATGTTTCTGTGAGAAGCTGGGTAGTGAATGTATGTACTTCCTGGAGTGCAGGCATGTCTACTGTAAAGCATGTCTGAAGGACTACTTTGAAATCCAGATCAGAGATGGCCAAGTTCAATGCCTCAACTGCCCAGAACCCAAGTGCCCTTCAGTGGCCACTCCTGGTCAG GTCAAAGAGCTAGTGGAAGCAGAGTTATTTGCCCGTTATGAGCGCCTTCTCCTCCAGTCCACCTTGGACCTGATGGCAGATGTGGTGTACTGCCCCCGCCCATGCTGCCAGTTTCCTGTGATGCAGGAGCCTGGGTGCACCATGGGCATCTGCCCCAGCTGCAATTTTGCCTTCTGTACCTTGTGCAGATTGACCTACCATGGGGTCTCTCCATGTAAGGTGACTGCAG AGAAATTAATAGACTTACAAAATGAGTACCTGCAAGCAGATGAGGCCCATAAAAGATTTTTGGAACAGAGGTATGGTAAGAGGGTGATTCAGAAGGCACTGGAAGAGATGGAAAGTAAGGAGTGGCTAGAAAAGAACTCAAAGAGCTGCCCGTGTTGTGAGACTCCCATAGAG AAATTAGATGGATGTAACAAGATGACATGTACTGGCTGTATGCAGTATTTCTGCTGGATTTGCATGAGTTCTCTCTCCAGAGCAAGCCCTTATAAACATTTCAATGATCCTGCTTCCCCATGTTTTAACCG GTTGTTCCATGCTGTGGATGTTAATGGAGATATTTAG
- the RNF14 gene encoding E3 ubiquitin-protein ligase RNF14 isoform X1, producing MSSEDREAQEDELLALASIYDGDEFRKAESVQGGETRIFLDLPQNFKIFVSGNSNECLPNSGFEYTICFLPPLVLNFELPPDYPSSSPPSFTLSGKWLSPTQLSALCKHLDNLWEEHRGNVVLFAWMQFLKEETLAYLNIVSPFELKMGSQKKVQRRTSQASLNTELEFGGAAGSDLDQEEVVDERAVQDVESLSSLIQEILDFDQAQQIKCFNSKLFLCNICFCEKLGSECMYFLECRHVYCKACLKDYFEIQIRDGQVQCLNCPEPKCPSVATPGQVKELVEAELFARYERLLLQSTLDLMADVVYCPRPCCQFPVMQEPGCTMGICPSCNFAFCTLCRLTYHGVSPCKVTAEKLIDLQNEYLQADEAHKRFLEQRYGKRVIQKALEEMESKEWLEKNSKSCPCCETPIEKLDGCNKMTCTGCMQYFCWICMSSLSRASPYKHFNDPASPCFNRLFHAVDVNGDI from the exons atgtCGTCAGAAGACCGAGAAGCTCAGGAGGATGAATTGCTGGCCCTGGCGAGTATTTATGATGGAGATGAATTTCGAAAAGCAGAGTCTGTCCAAGGGGGAGAAACCAGGATCTTCTTGGACTTGCCTCAAAATTTCAAGATATTTGTGAGCG GCAATTCAAATGAGTGTCTCCCGAATAGTGGCTTTGAATACACCATTTGCTTTCTGCCTCCACTTGTGCTGAACTTTGAACTGCCACCAGATTatccatcctcctccccaccttcaTTCACACTTAGTGGCAAATGGCTGTCACCAACTCAG CTGTCTGCTCTCTGCAAGCACTTAGACAACCTGTGGGAAGAACACCGGGGCAATGTGGTCCTGTTTGCCTGGATGCAGTTTCTTAAGGAAGAGACCCTAGCATACCTGAATATTGTCTCTCCTTTTGAGCTCAAGATGGGTTCTCAGAAAAAAGTGCAGAGAAGGACGTCTCAAGCCTCTCTCAACACAGAGTTAGAGTTTGGAGGAGCTGCTGGATCTGATTTAGATCAAGAGGAAGTTGTGGATGAGAGAGCCGTGCAGGATGTGGAATCGTTGTCAAGTCTGATCCAGGAAATCTTGGACTTTGATCAAGCTCAGCAGATAAAATGCTTTAATAGTAAATTGTTCCTGTGCAATATATGTTTCTGTGAGAAGCTGGGTAGTGAATGTATGTACTTCCTGGAGTGCAGGCATGTCTACTGTAAAGCATGTCTGAAGGACTACTTTGAAATCCAGATCAGAGATGGCCAAGTTCAATGCCTCAACTGCCCAGAACCCAAGTGCCCTTCAGTGGCCACTCCTGGTCAG GTCAAAGAGCTAGTGGAAGCAGAGTTATTTGCCCGTTATGAGCGCCTTCTCCTCCAGTCCACCTTGGACCTGATGGCAGATGTGGTGTACTGCCCCCGCCCATGCTGCCAGTTTCCTGTGATGCAGGAGCCTGGGTGCACCATGGGCATCTGCCCCAGCTGCAATTTTGCCTTCTGTACCTTGTGCAGATTGACCTACCATGGGGTCTCTCCATGTAAGGTGACTGCAG AGAAATTAATAGACTTACAAAATGAGTACCTGCAAGCAGATGAGGCCCATAAAAGATTTTTGGAACAGAGGTATGGTAAGAGGGTGATTCAGAAGGCACTGGAAGAGATGGAAAGTAAGGAGTGGCTAGAAAAGAACTCAAAGAGCTGCCCGTGTTGTGAGACTCCCATAGAG AAATTAGATGGATGTAACAAGATGACATGTACTGGCTGTATGCAGTATTTCTGCTGGATTTGCATGAGTTCTCTCTCCAGAGCAAGCCCTTATAAACATTTCAATGATCCTGCTTCCCCATGTTTTAACCG GTTGTTCCATGCTGTGGATGTTAATGGAGATATTTAG